The Aythya fuligula isolate bAytFul2 chromosome 2, bAytFul2.pri, whole genome shotgun sequence genome contains a region encoding:
- the ITGB8 gene encoding integrin beta-8 isoform X2 produces the protein MWVPLLACLTAGIVSVPKCQRGPGALLGAARLLAAVPGLCQRPENRCATSNAVTCTKCLALGPECGWCAQEDFMADGTQKGRCDTVSNLMKRGCQSDLVENPTVRVTIPSDQETNTQVTPGKVSVQLRPGSEANFILKVRPLEKYPVDLYYLVDVSASMHNNIEKLNSIGFALSKKMANISLDFRLGFGSYVDKTVSPYISIHPGRIHNQCSDYNLDCMPPHGYIHVLSLTDNIAEFRNAVNKQKISGNIDTPEGGFDAMLQAAVCQSHIGWRKEAKRLLLVMTDQTSHLALDSKLAGIVIPHDGNCHLKDNVYVKATSMEHPSLGQLSEKLIDNNINVIFAVQGSQFHWYKDLLPLLPGTVARQIESQAANLNDLVVEAYQKLISEVKIQVDNQIQDLNFNITAICPDGSKKTGMEGCKNVGYNEEVLFNVSVTMKGCDTTGGRKYAILKPIGFNETTIINVQKSCACQSGDSARQKRVWADETFPDGRQPHCSDNDCSSHGDTVHSERCRQHPNQPVCSGQGNCIDGKCFCYKNKLGKVYGKYCEMDDFSCPYHQGNLCSGNGECEAGKCKCYAGWEGDRCQCSLQSAKQCLNSKGQICSGRGNCVCGKCECTDPRSFGRFCEYCPACNKACEENWNCVQCHHSNNASQAKLDQCKTSCAYLLHYIDQTSECFSGRSYFRVFSIIFIVTFLIGLLVVLIIRQIILQGNSNKVKSSADYRVSATKKDKMFLPTVCTRTVTYRRDKPEEINIDISKLRLNETFKCEF, from the exons CGGAAAACAGATGTGCCACTTCAAATGCAGTAACATGTACAAAGTGTCTTGCTTTGGGTCCAGAGTGTGGATGGTGTGCTCAAGAG GATTTCATGGCCGATGGAACACAGAAGGGACGCTGTGACACTGTTTCCAACTTAATGAAAAGAGGCTGCCAATCAGATCTTGTAGAAAATCCCACAGTTCGTGTAACAATACCCAGTGATCAAGAAACAAATACACAAGTGACACCAGGAAAAGTTTCAGTCCAACTGCGTCCAG GAAGTGAAGCAAACTTTATATTAAAAGTTCGTCCTCTGGAGAAGTATCCTGTGGACCTTTATTATTTAGTTGATGTCTCAGCTTCTATGCACAACAATATAGAGAAACTCAATTCCATTGGATTTGCTTTATCTAAAAAGATGGCAAATATTTCTCTTGATTTTCGACTTGGATTTGGATCCTATGTGGATAAAACTGTGTCACCCTATATTAGCATTCACCCAGGTAGAATCCATAACCAATGCAG tGATTATAATTTAGATTGTATGCCGCCTCATGGTTATATTCACGTTCTGTCCCTGACTGACAATATAGCAGAATTCAGAAATGCagtgaataaacaaaaaatttcTGGGAATATTGATACACCTGAAGGAGGCTTTGATGCAATGCTCCAAGCAGCTGTGTGCCAG agccaCATCGGATGGCGCAAAGAAGCCAAGCGACTACTTCTTGTGATGACAGATCAAACTTCCCATCTGGCCCTTGATAGTAAATTAGCAGGGATTGTAATTCCCCATGATGGAAACTGTCATTTGAAAGATAATGTGTACGTCAAAGCTACGAGTATG GAGCATCCATCTCTTGGGCAGCTCTCTGAAAAATTGATTGACAATAACATCaatgttatttttgcagttCAAGGAAGCCAGTTCCATTGGTATAAA GATCTATTACCTCTGTTGCCTGGTACTGTTGCAAGACAAATAGAATCACAAGCAGCAAATCTCAATGATTTGGTGGTAGAAGCCTATCAG AAACTAATCTCTGAAGTGAAAATCCAAGTGGATAACCAGATCCAGGATCTTAATTTCAATATCACTGCAATCTGTCCTGATGGAAGTAAAAAAACTGGCATGGAAGGATGTAAAAATGTGGGATATAATGAAGAA GTTCTTTTCAATGTATCAGTTACAATGAAAGGATGTGACACAACCggaggaagaaaatatgcaaTACTTAAGCCTATTGGTTTCAATGAAACCACCATCATTAATGTACAGAAAAGCTGTGCGTGTCAGAGTGGAGATAGTGCAAGGCAGAAAAGAGTGTGGGCTGATGAAACTTTTCCTGATGGCAGACAGCCCCATTGCAGTGACAACGACTGTAGCTCTCATGGGGATACGGTTCATTCTGAGAGGTGCAGGCAACACCCGAACCAGCCAGTTTGCAGTGGTCAAGGAAATTGCATagatggaaaatgtttctgctaCAAAAACAAGCTAGGCAAGGTGTACGGCAAGTACTGCGAAATGGATGACTTTTCCTGCCCGTATCACCAGGGAAACTTATGTTCTG GTAATGGTGAATGTGAAGCTGGTAAATGTAAATGCTATGCTGGCTGGGAAGGGGACCGTTGCCAGTGTTCATTACAATCAGCAAAACAGTGCCTGAATTCAAAGGGCCAGATTTGCAGTGGAAGAGGAAATTGTGTATGTGGAAAGTGTGAGTGCACTGACCCAAGAAGCTTTGGCCGTTTCTGTGAATATTGCCCTGCTTGTAACAAAGCCTGTGAAGAAAACTG GAATTGTGTTCAGTGCCATCATTCTAACAATGCATCTCAAGCTAAACTTGACCAGTGTAAAACCTCATGTGCTTACCTGTTGCATTACATTGACCAAACTTCAG AATGTTTCTCTGGACGAAGCTACTTCAGAGTGTTTTCCATAATCTTTATAGTTACATTTCTGATTGGGTTGCTTGTTGTACTTATCATCAGGCAGATAATTCTGCAGGGGAATAGCAATAAAGTTAAATCTTCAGCTGATTACAGAGTGTCTGCAACAAAGAAG GATAAGATGTTTTTGCCTACTGTTTGTACAAGAACAGTAACATACAGACGAGACAAaccagaggaaataaatatcGACATCAGCAAGTTACGATTAAACGAAACTTTCAAGTGTGAATTCTGA
- the ITGB8 gene encoding integrin beta-8 isoform X1: MWVPLLACLTAGIVSVPKCQRGPGALLGAARLLAAVPGLCQRPENRCATSNAVTCTKCLALGPECGWCAQEDFMADGTQKGRCDTVSNLMKRGCQSDLVENPTVRVTIPSDQETNTQVTPGKVSVQLRPGSEANFILKVRPLEKYPVDLYYLVDVSASMHNNIEKLNSIGFALSKKMANISLDFRLGFGSYVDKTVSPYISIHPGRIHNQCSDYNLDCMPPHGYIHVLSLTDNIAEFRNAVNKQKISGNIDTPEGGFDAMLQAAVCQSHIGWRKEAKRLLLVMTDQTSHLALDSKLAGIVIPHDGNCHLKDNVYVKATSMEHPSLGQLSEKLIDNNINVIFAVQGSQFHWYKDLLPLLPGTVARQIESQAANLNDLVVEAYQKLISEVKIQVDNQIQDLNFNITAICPDGSKKTGMEGCKNVGYNEEVLFNVSVTMKGCDTTGGRKYAILKPIGFNETTIINVQKSCACQSGDSARQKRVWADETFPDGRQPHCSDNDCSSHGDTVHSERCRQHPNQPVCSGQGNCIDGKCFCYKNKLGKVYGKYCEMDDFSCPYHQGNLCSGNGECEAGKCKCYAGWEGDRCQCSLQSAKQCLNSKGQICSGRGNCVCGKCECTDPRSFGRFCEYCPACNKACEENWNCVQCHHSNNASQAKLDQCKTSCAYLLHYIDQTSECFSGRSYFRVFSIIFIVTFLIGLLVVLIIRQIILQGNSNKVKSSADYRVSATKKIPLARKRLAAQALQRGKKPKLQPLKPEEDRDPDFSHFFDTSHVYNKDKNLGNTFLLPWV, encoded by the exons CGGAAAACAGATGTGCCACTTCAAATGCAGTAACATGTACAAAGTGTCTTGCTTTGGGTCCAGAGTGTGGATGGTGTGCTCAAGAG GATTTCATGGCCGATGGAACACAGAAGGGACGCTGTGACACTGTTTCCAACTTAATGAAAAGAGGCTGCCAATCAGATCTTGTAGAAAATCCCACAGTTCGTGTAACAATACCCAGTGATCAAGAAACAAATACACAAGTGACACCAGGAAAAGTTTCAGTCCAACTGCGTCCAG GAAGTGAAGCAAACTTTATATTAAAAGTTCGTCCTCTGGAGAAGTATCCTGTGGACCTTTATTATTTAGTTGATGTCTCAGCTTCTATGCACAACAATATAGAGAAACTCAATTCCATTGGATTTGCTTTATCTAAAAAGATGGCAAATATTTCTCTTGATTTTCGACTTGGATTTGGATCCTATGTGGATAAAACTGTGTCACCCTATATTAGCATTCACCCAGGTAGAATCCATAACCAATGCAG tGATTATAATTTAGATTGTATGCCGCCTCATGGTTATATTCACGTTCTGTCCCTGACTGACAATATAGCAGAATTCAGAAATGCagtgaataaacaaaaaatttcTGGGAATATTGATACACCTGAAGGAGGCTTTGATGCAATGCTCCAAGCAGCTGTGTGCCAG agccaCATCGGATGGCGCAAAGAAGCCAAGCGACTACTTCTTGTGATGACAGATCAAACTTCCCATCTGGCCCTTGATAGTAAATTAGCAGGGATTGTAATTCCCCATGATGGAAACTGTCATTTGAAAGATAATGTGTACGTCAAAGCTACGAGTATG GAGCATCCATCTCTTGGGCAGCTCTCTGAAAAATTGATTGACAATAACATCaatgttatttttgcagttCAAGGAAGCCAGTTCCATTGGTATAAA GATCTATTACCTCTGTTGCCTGGTACTGTTGCAAGACAAATAGAATCACAAGCAGCAAATCTCAATGATTTGGTGGTAGAAGCCTATCAG AAACTAATCTCTGAAGTGAAAATCCAAGTGGATAACCAGATCCAGGATCTTAATTTCAATATCACTGCAATCTGTCCTGATGGAAGTAAAAAAACTGGCATGGAAGGATGTAAAAATGTGGGATATAATGAAGAA GTTCTTTTCAATGTATCAGTTACAATGAAAGGATGTGACACAACCggaggaagaaaatatgcaaTACTTAAGCCTATTGGTTTCAATGAAACCACCATCATTAATGTACAGAAAAGCTGTGCGTGTCAGAGTGGAGATAGTGCAAGGCAGAAAAGAGTGTGGGCTGATGAAACTTTTCCTGATGGCAGACAGCCCCATTGCAGTGACAACGACTGTAGCTCTCATGGGGATACGGTTCATTCTGAGAGGTGCAGGCAACACCCGAACCAGCCAGTTTGCAGTGGTCAAGGAAATTGCATagatggaaaatgtttctgctaCAAAAACAAGCTAGGCAAGGTGTACGGCAAGTACTGCGAAATGGATGACTTTTCCTGCCCGTATCACCAGGGAAACTTATGTTCTG GTAATGGTGAATGTGAAGCTGGTAAATGTAAATGCTATGCTGGCTGGGAAGGGGACCGTTGCCAGTGTTCATTACAATCAGCAAAACAGTGCCTGAATTCAAAGGGCCAGATTTGCAGTGGAAGAGGAAATTGTGTATGTGGAAAGTGTGAGTGCACTGACCCAAGAAGCTTTGGCCGTTTCTGTGAATATTGCCCTGCTTGTAACAAAGCCTGTGAAGAAAACTG GAATTGTGTTCAGTGCCATCATTCTAACAATGCATCTCAAGCTAAACTTGACCAGTGTAAAACCTCATGTGCTTACCTGTTGCATTACATTGACCAAACTTCAG AATGTTTCTCTGGACGAAGCTACTTCAGAGTGTTTTCCATAATCTTTATAGTTACATTTCTGATTGGGTTGCTTGTTGTACTTATCATCAGGCAGATAATTCTGCAGGGGAATAGCAATAAAGTTAAATCTTCAGCTGATTACAGAGTGTCTGCAACAAAGAAG ATACCATTGGCAAGAAAAAGGCTTGCTGCTCAAGCActtcaaagaggaaagaaacctAAGTTACAGCCTCTAAAGCCGGAGGAGGACAGAGATCCTGATTTCAGCCACTTTTTTGACACCAGTCAT GTCTACAACAAAGACAAGAACCTTGGAAACACATTCCTGCTACCCTGGGTTTAA